AATGCCGTGAAAGATCAGTAACAACCCGTGATCTTACctataaatgaagaaaatcggTGAAAGCTTCCAAGCCACCAAACCTTCAGTGGGGAAGAAAACAACAATCTGGGTTTTCTGATTGCGATATTGGAAAGTGACTTCAGAcatcaaattattattagggaaaaaaaaaaccaaaaggaaaaaaagagagtggaTTAAATAGACAGCACAGCTGTTGAGTGCTAACCCATCTAATTCTCAGAATAAGTTTCAGCCACATAAATGATAATGGACAGTACAAAACAGTGGCCCCAAAGAGGACccaaataattatatgtacACATGTATACTACCATTAAAGCAATTATACAGGCAAAGGCAACAAGCGGGACGTGATGCACACAAGCCGGTCCGGGAAGAGGCGAAGCAAAACCTCGTTTAATAATGTCACAGCAAGAGGTACAAAATGTAAAAGGTCGACCCGGGTCCTTCCTTCCTCTTATTCTACAGGGCAAGTGGTTCTTGCCTGCTCTGCCCGTTGTTGTAGCCATCGTAGGGCTTTGTGGACTTGTTGGACCGCCTCCTGAGAACGACGATCCACGTGATTGCTTCCAAGAAGACCGCGATCCCCCCGAGGATGGAAATCACGATTATGTAGGCAGTCTTCCACTTCTCCCCAGGCTTGAGGATGTCATAGCCCTTGAAGATGTTGAGTATCCCGAGGATGAGGATCGCGTAGCCAACGCCATGGTGGTAGATATTCCAGTAAGTCCGGTACTTGTGGTCCTTCTTCGGCCTCAACAGCAGCGCAAATATCTGCAGTTTTTGCATCCGAATGAAAAGTTAGAGTTGGCAGGTTATAGCCATTTCCCTCTCAAGAAAACGATGGAAAATTTTCCATAATTCGTAATTCCATCTTAAAGATAACTAAGGCAAGATCATTATGTATCAAGAGAGAGTGTGGCGCAGTGGTGCACCTCTCGATCATTATTATTCTCCCCTTATTGGGATACCAAGATCACGGGATATCACAGGAAATCTGGAGATTAAAGGCTCAATTAAAGCAAAAAGAACAGAGAAATACACCAACTCTCAAGCAATCAGTTGGCATTCGACTTCGACAGCCACTATACTATGCTCAGCAATCTGCAAAAGTTTTCATATGGATTCCATCTGAAAGGATTTCTAAAACTGAATGTATTGATCGATCAATATGTATCTGAGAAACTATATAGGGGCACACAGCGAAAAGCCAGCAGCGATTAGCGGGTGCGATTCTACATCAGAATTTCCTCACAGGAAGGAATACATGGATCAATGTACCTGCACAGTGGCGAGGCAGAAGAGGGCGATCCCAATATTCCGGTGATTGGAGTACACAACACTTGGAGATTCGCTTCCGAGCTTGAGACCGGTTCCCCAACCCGCAACCCCGATAACATAAGCAGAGAACTGGCAGGAGACGTGCAGATAAAACCAAACCGGATCCGCAGAGGGGAAGGTCCTCACGTACCTCGCGATGATGATACCGACTGGGAACATAATCCCCCAGCTCACCACATTTAGAATTCCATGAATCTGGGCAAAACAACATCGACCGAACGCATCAAAAATTTTCCTAATTCCATCCAAAATCTTTCATAATCCATAGATTCCTCAATTCTCCTGCTAAATTAGTAACTCAACCCGAAACCGGCATTAGAATTTCGCCCCAAGCGCGGAAACCCTCCCAATAGCATTTCATCGATATTtccaagaaatttttttaaaagaaaaatagaaatggTAAGAATCTCACATCTTGTTAAGAAATCCGACAAGAATCTGAGCATTGGCCaagaaaatcgaaaattaCGAATACTcacattcttcttcttcgtgcGGGACCCATCGGCGGTGGACGTGCTCTGCCCCGCCACCAAATCTAGGGTGCCCTTGGAGGCGAGGTTGGCCTGGGCGAAGTCGTGCTTGTCGGGCATGCCGTCGGTGACGGACGGCCCCACCTGCCACACGTGGTTCAGCTTCGACGCGTCCCCGGGGACCTTAAACTTAGCGTAGATCCTCATCGTCCCGTCGCCGGAGTTCTCCTCGGCGGACATGTCCCAGACCTCGAACGAGATCTTGGACTGCTTGACGGAGGCGTACGAGCTGACATTGTAGGTCTTCACGGTCATGGCCCCGGTGGACGAGTCCTTGAAGGCGATGAGTGCCTGCGCCCCAACCATCCCCATGCCCGTCGGGTTCAGGGCCCACGACACCCACCCGCCGGACTGCGCCGGCTTGGCCACGAACGCTACGGCGGCGGATTTGTTCGCGGCGTCGTAGGAGTAGTGGAGGGCGGAGCTGAGAGACGGGAGGTCAAGGCATGCGGCGTAGAGGTTGCTGTTGGTGAGCTTCGGGCTCGAGCAGGTTTGAGAACTCGCCGGGGAGACTGTAACGGCGGAAAGGACGAAGAGGACGAGCAGAGATCGGAGAGAAGCCATTGcagagacagacagacagacagagagAAACAGAGAGTTTTGTCTTTCAGTTTGGTAAAGGTTTTTTTTAACTGTTGGGGACAGGGAAGTGTCGGGTTCTTATACTGAGAGGAAGAGAGgttgaagaggaagatgatgaaaaggccaaaactttttcttttttttttttacaccCCCCCTCCTTATTATGGCCAGAGAATATTAATTAGATTTCCAAGTATATTTACCTTTTTTCCCTAATGAAGGAGTAGCCAAATTCGATCCCTCcgattcttttcattttcgtttcGTCCTCAGACCGGTCCGGTCCGGGCTCGAGACTCATAACACGGCATGGACCGGCACCACAATTTGGCTCGGCTTCTTATCGAGACCACACTCTTCCAAAGTTCACCGTAAAATTCGAACTTAAGAAACTTGAAAGTTCTAATTTTAAGATACTCTTAATTTAGACCAGCACTCGATGACTATCGATATGATCCAGTAAGTTTGTGGTGAGCTAGTTTGACAATGCCTCGTACCATTTATGCATCATTATTCATGAGTATTAATgtcccttttttatttataaataaggTACATGATAGATTTTATAAATGaaatgagaaattaaaaataatatgtacGAGAAGTGATACTTATGAAAATCGAATTTAAAATCTGTTAAGTGGCATTTGGTGTGATGAAATCTAAGTACATCCCTATCCTAGTAATGTTAGACTAAATTGCCTGGACTCATAAGATAGGTCTATTTGATTAAATCGCATTATCAGAAATCTTTATTGACCTGTTAATACACATAACCAGCAAAGTGTTAATATGAATAGCCATCATAAAAGGTGTCTATGTAACTTGCTAAGTTACTACCTTGCGGCAATCTCCAAGCACTTCTTTTAACATTTCCAGTAATTTCATTGACATTCACTAATTTAGTTGGTGATAATATAAATTGGTAGTAATTTAAATTgtcaattatatattttggtaTTATACCAAGCGCTACATACTTtctattcttttgtttttttttttttattccctTCTGgcctcattttttttctagtgATTCCTTGCATTCTCATTCAGCACGACGgttatttccaaaaataaatggtcaaaattcaaatttgtgtcgttagaaaaaatgataaatgcgAAGGAAATTCTTTTGGGAGAGACAACAAATGTGGGTTGGCTCGCTCTCCTCATCGTTGGAATAAAAACCCCTATCTGTCTCTTCTAATAAGTTTGTGATCGTTATTAGGGAGAAGTTCTTTTGGTTTTTCGTAGATAAAATGACGGGACCAATAGTTGTGACCTTATATTCCCTGTTACGCGGTGTTTGGATTCTCGTATTCAACCGCTAACATATCAGACGAACTGAAGAACCAGTGCAAGCACTGACTCCATCAGCGTAACACCATTAAAGACCTAGTATAATTCACAGAAGTTGATATCCTCAAGCCCAAGTAAAGAGCATACTTCTAATAAATGTTTTGACACAAATTCATAAAGaagatttgaatttgaaatattGGAAATTTATTGAGAATAAACTTGTAACCACTAGATCACTATTAAGGAGGAGCCAGTTGTTTGTCCTTTTTTGTGTTTTGTTACTCTAATTGTTTTgaatcaatttagtccttatGATCTTCGTCGATTTCATCACTCAGTCAATTATAATGTCAAATTGAGATGACTTTAATAAAAAGTTTATAATCTGAGTCATATGGTCACGTTtgattgaaatataaaataatctaATATGTTGTTTTTAACAGTTCtattaatttcttattaataatGCATAAATCCAACCGGAAGTACGATAATCGACTGATATGTAGTCGGATGTGTTTCGCATCATTGACGTGCGGGTATACTACTAAGCGAGATAATCAGATATATCCCATGCTAGCTTCGTCTTGGAGAAGATTTTGTCATAGTTCGGAAATTATGGCTCCAGTCCCCTTTGAGTCGTCGACTATATCCATTTCCGCAACATCCTTTATCTAACTCGAAGTTAGAAGCTTAAAGTTGAATGAGAAGGTACCATAGTTCGAACAAAATGTAGTCGATCACATGgagaacattttttttccttttcttggcTCAATAAGATAACATGGAGAACATAATAAACTGCATCTACATCCTCCTTTAACAGTTTTGCGCGTGCATCGTGAGGAAGATAGATAGCTACATTATAACGTATAATTGACAGCCATGTTTAGTATTATTTGTACGAATGACAATTCAACGAATAATATATGATCATCATGCTTCTCGATTAATTTACGAGGTACCAATAATATAATTCTTGGTTAACGTGGATGTCATGTGGCACCCGATATTTTTAGTGTCTAACAGGGATTTAAtagaatttatttaattactaaTGATACGAGGTATCAATAATATACTTCTTGGTTAACGTGGATGTCATGTGGCACCCAATATTTTTAGTGTCTAATAGggatttaataaaatttctttaattactaATGATATGAGGTACCAATAATATACTTCTTGGTTAACATGGATGTCACGTGGCACCCGATATATTTAGTGTCTAACAGggatttaataaaatttatttaattactaGTGAATTTGACATAGGATTCCGTCCCCGGGATTATATGCAAAATAGAAGGTAGCACGTGTTTACCCTGCGTgattatgattaattaaaaaaataaataaaaatcaagaaattaattaataagtcCAACAGCTTAATGTCAAGCCCTTATAATATAAACTGCAGcataatcaataaaaattactCAAAACCCCTCAAAATCATCAGAAATCAATAATTACACCTCAAAATCCAAGCCCGCACCACAAAGACAGGCTCGACAACAGAGCGCCACTAATTACCTTCAGTATCCTCGGAGCCTCACTGGTCGGCGTGGGGGCGGGAGCCGCCTCCGGAACCCCGGTGCTCCCACCACCGCTAGTGGGGGCAGTGGTACTATCGGTGAGGTCCAATGTGCTCTTGGAGTTCTTGTTATCCGGAGTCATGGCGTGGATCCGTGGCTGGGTCCCGTTGACCGAGCTCCCAACTTGCCACACCTGGTTTAAGCTAGTCGCGCCCTTGGGGACCTTCACGGACCCGAAGAGCCTCATGGTCCCATTCGACTCGTCCGCCTTGAGGTCCCACACATCGAACGACAGCTTGCCCTCCACTATGGAGTGGTACGACGAGATGTTGTAGGTCTTGGCCACTATTGGTCCGCTCGCTGCAGCACGATCGGCATTTATTAGAGCGTTAGTCccaaataatcaattaataactGCACTACGGCTCAGTCTTTTCCTCTTTTGCATTTTCACCCTTTCTTTATTGATCTACCATCTTAGCTCCTCAAAGTGTAcgaataataatgaaaaatttacTCAGCtgacaaaaaattattttaataacacgtgatttatttattcagcaaaaattCGGCccaaaatgaaaacaaatatatatctatatatatgaaaaataattcaaaaagaaagaaagagtgaAGGATGTTCGAGTAATTTCAGTGAAATGCAGGGGCAAATGGGCAATTAATACCCTAAAAAAGTTAACGAGTCCGTACTACTGGTGGACGTCTTTACCGGGTTTGAGGGCCATGAGAGCCTGAGCGCCGACCATGCCGGTGAGGGTGGGGTTGATGGCCCAGGAGATCCAGCCGGTGGAGGCGGCGAGGTAGGCCACCGAGAGGGAAGAGTTGGTGGCGTTGTACGTGTAATGCAAGTACGCCCCCAGCGCCGGGAGGTCCGCACACTCGGTGTACGCCCTGCCGGTTGCGCTCTCGGTTACCTTCTGCGACGCGCACGTCAGGGACTCCGCCGGAGTCACCGCCACCATCAGGACCAGGGCGAAGGGCACAGCCagcagaagaggaagagagagagacgccattgctgagagagagagagagagagagagagagagagagagagtaaagTTGGACTTAGACAGGAAGATGAGGCCAGGACGGAGTGGGGAATATATAAAGGGAAAGGACAGAGCTTTTTGGGCTGTTTGAGGGGAGTGGGACGGTGGGGGCTGTTTCTGTCCTGCGACATGGAGAAAAGGGATGAATCACTGTCCAACAGAATTAATGGTGTGAAAAAGAAGTGTGATAATCATTCATTCACCGCCCCATCGGTCCCGTCTTTATTTCAAATCACATGTCGATTATCGACCATTCCGAGACGTTCGAATGTTCCGATAACACGAGCATTCTTTAGAATAGGCATCCATCGTGACAATGAGACATGTATTTATGAGGCCCGTCAAGATGATGTTCTGCGGCGCCGGACCTTTGGGTGGGGATGACATGGTCGATGCATTTGCTACGTCTATGATGTGAAACTTTGACTCTCAACAGTCCCTATTATGAAGTTCGATGAGGGCACTTATATATTGTTACGGGTCTAAGGCTTTTCCATTGATATTGACTTTCGACTATACTTTTAGTATGGATACCATGTCAAGCACCGGACGAACCAAAAATTACATGGAGCGTTGAAACAATTGATATGAGTACGCGGGTCCAATGTTACCGTTAATAGAAGTTTGGGggagaaattttgaatttttcaacaCCAAACAAATGGGAACTCCCATAGGTAGATATCCTCCCACCAACTACTTTGGAATTAAGCGGGCGGGCTATTCTTCGACGTCTTCATTCCAAAACCTTTTACTTCGCACTGATTTCTGCCGACAAAGCATGAGTGCGGTCTGTCCCCATCTACGCGATCGTTCTTTTATTTTGGAGATCATGATGAATCCTCCACgtaataattaaattgaatctCGCTCACTCAAGCGTTAATTTGCTCTTGTCACGAAGGGCTTCGAAGTAGATTTCAAATCTCGATACTGCATATAAAGTTTGTCCACCAATAGTACAATTCATAAACTGCATTATAACtcgtgatttattttttttgtttatcatcattattattattttgtaagaTTAATAGATTATAGTCAAACATAGTGGAAATGGAATGATATTTTATGATATATTGTCGTAACTATTTTCATGCATGCTGTTAAATAATTACGTTTTGTTGGGTTAAAGGCCAGCACTAACCCTATTTCTTGGGGTTGAAAGGGAAATATTATGATTTATAAGCAAGATTGTTTTTCTGCTAATAATATATTGTGCTGATTAAAGATGATGTAGGGCATCGGTAATCATACATGTTAATGAAATAATCTTTTTATCCCTCATTCCAACGAGAAAAGTATATTATATTTCGCCCATGCAAAGCAAATCATAGAGCAACGTAATGATGTCAAAGCTCAAAGGAAACGGCTACCTAATTCCCAATTACAGAGTGcagaatatgtatatatgtcaAACGATCGCTTTCTTTTTCGGAAAATGGATCATGTATTGATCGTTGATGTGTACACTGAACTGCTCGATGTTGATACCTTCGTAATAATATAAAGTGGCATTTGTCCTCTGGGATGGTCCAACACATGTTCGGCATGAAAGGTTTCGAAGATACTGTATGATATATgtgataaattatttcaacttGCATTCGTCCTTTGTTGCGGTCTAGCACTTGTTCGGCATGAAAGGTTTCGAAGATACAGCATGCACAATCTATGTGCTTGATACAGTTTTCGATCACACAGCTTCTTATTTCCGATTTTTCAGTTCATTCTTGGGTTTGAAGGGATATATGTAAAGTGTCCCGTCTTGGCTTCCCTTTACTCGATATACATACATTCTTACATATGTATACAGATAATATATAAGTTAGTATACGTTCAGTGTCAAAAGTCAAGGATGACATTAAATTCACATTGCTTTATTGAATGATTTTGGGCAGAAAACCCGCCCAATTAATTGCACCCAATATTGTATTTCCCAAGAAATATTTCCTCTTTCGCTTATGCAAACCACACTTAATATAAACGTAAATTGAGTAGACGTTTTGCATAggcaattaattataatataattataaaagccAAATATTTcaccccaaaagaaaaattataaaagccaAACAATGCATCGAGAAAGCGGCATGATAGTTTTTAGGTAAAGATTCAGTAGAATATTTTTTACATAACCAATTAATTATGACATAagttattttcttcatttaatcCTACTcgcatatataatatacagaTAACTTAGAAAAATTTCtatgattaaaattttttggataaatgatatatatgtaatattattatatgcataaattattatatataataataaataacttAGAATATACGAatataattacaatatttttCAGAGTTTATGTAAATTAAATGTCCACAGGCCACCAGGCGGCATTCGATTAGTTTTAGCATATTGGTCTTATTACTGAACCAAAGAATTAAATGAACTGATAATTTATACGGGAATTAATTGTATCATTGCAACAGATGTGTCAACTAAATGAAAGTTAAATATAAAGGATGCTTAAATCCTCCAAAACGGTTTGTTTTAAAAAGTTTCCTAATTTAACATTCCATCTACATTTATGGAGTAGCTTTTGGATATTGTGTAAATCACATCTTATTCCATTTTGAGTGGAATTTTGAATTGTGAAGATTTTGAATTGATTATTGATTATGATAATATAGCAACGTTCATTAAATATTACGAACCTATATTTcatcccaaaaaaacaaaaaagttatTCCAACTTTTTCAGAGATCAATTGCGTCCGTCAATATTTCATGAATATAAAACTTGGACCCGAAATCGACTGCCTCGCACATATCTTTTGATTGATTTTAACAAAAACTAAAGGTATGGCATATGTACATAACCTCTATAGTAAACACtagtaattataaaaatataaataagcaGATTGATCTATATACCAAGAAACCACACTAGCCACTAGGCTAAGCCTTCCGCTAATTAAGGGCTtaatctcttcttctcttttaattttcccTTTCAATTATTGGAGTTgtgatttttattaaaaaaaaaaaaacggtgTCATGCAAAATATACACGACAATCAGTTTAGACAATTAATAAAgcaaagaaacaaaatttgTCCTTCAACTTCTCATCTGCGTGGGCACACAGACAGTTCTTGTATACCATTTGGAATGCCACTTCCAGTTGCAAAGCGATATATAAAGATAACCGAAACGGGGCCACGATTTATAGTATTGCTCGTTTCATCCTCTTTACGTTATAAGGTACTGGACATGTACTTAGCCCTCCAAAGTCCAAGTGATCAGAATTTCTTGGCCCAGTAAATATAGTTCAGGAGATTGATGAAGTTGAGAATGCAGAGAAGGGTGTAGTAAAGATCCGCACGGTTATGATTTAGATCATTCCCCCCGAGCCATTTCTTCCCGGTTCTCCCGCTCGCAGAGTTAGTGACTGATACTAGGACTGAGCTCAGAAAGTACCCCATCGAGGTCGAGCACCAGGAGAGGGCCGTGCACATGCTCCTCATTTTATCAGGTGCCTCGGAGTAGAAGAACTCAAGCATCCCGCCTAGTGTGAACATGTCCGAGACCCCGAGCAGCATGTACTGCCAGACTAGCCAGAAGACTGAGATGGTGGTCCCACTGAGCTGCTCGGCTCGCCGTCTGGACTCGACTAGGGCAGCTGCGGCCATGGAGGCAGATGCAAGTGCAAGGCCAATCCCGATCCTCCTCAGTGGCTGGAACATACTGAGGCTTTTGGCACCAAAGAGGTGGACGGAATGCTCATAGAGAGGGATCGAGGCGAGCATGAAAAAGAGGGGGAACACAGACAGGGACTGCGTCGGGATCTTGAAGCCACGGATGTCACGGTTCATGATGGCACCTTGCTGGACCGTGAAGGTCTGGAGCTGGGCTAGGCAGCAGCTCATCATGATTGTGCTTGCAAATATGGGGAGGAGGCCAATGAATGTCTTTGTCTCTTCGACATCGGATGCACTTATTTTGTTATCAACTAGTGCTTTGTCCAGGAACCTGCATCATAATTTCTTGTTAGGTAATGCAGTATCTTATTTTCCGATTTATAACGAATCGAATATATTGCAAAGGGAAAACTTTTATGGTCCAGAGGCTGGACTGTCCAGGAACCGTTGGATGGGAGAAAAACCCCTTGCTTAAGGTGGGGTTGTTCCGGCATCCAACAATCCTGGGATCCATGGGCGGGCCGGTCGATCATGGACCCATTCCATAAGATGTACAGAAAGTGTAAATGCTTACTTGAATTTATCATTGGACTTTCCATCAGTCCTGAGTGAGTTCATTCCTACAAAAGAGTAATTGTTGGCTACCTGGGTGGGCGACACTTTCCAGTTTTGAAAAGCCGATGCGAATaccttaacccgaggaaaacACGATGCGATTAACCGATACAAGTGACATCATATCTATATGGGGCCACATATTGTAAGTGCAGTGAGAATTAACAATTTTGATTAATCACTCACCGTATAGATCCTAGTGAATGCGCTTCCACTAGGGAGTTTGTACCTGTAGATGGGGAAGGCTCCAACGAAGACCAGGAGGCCCAAGCCCAAGACCACGAGTGAGATCCTGAAGCTCCAGTTCCAGCCCAAGTTCTCCTCGACCCACACCATCACGGTCGAGGTGATGAGGCCGCCGTTGCAGAGCGAGAAGAAGAACCAGTTGAAGAAAGCCGATATGGCCCGCTGGTCGGACTGCTCTATCTGGTCGGCCCCGTGAGCAGGAAGAGCCGCCTTGACCCCTCCCACACCGATGGCCATTGCGTAGAGCCCTGCGTAGAGGATCGCTGCCTGGGAGCGATTCGGTGTTTTGGTCCCTGATGGCTGCAGACCCGGTTCATGGGCTTGGATAGTCAATAATATTAGTCCCTGCGACCACACAAGATCGATGACATATTTACTAAGTTAGTAAGCCACATCAATCTGCTGGACCAAACCGACCGATGACGGCGATCGAAGCATGTGGGGCCTATCGCTAATATAATCATTTCGTATGATGAGTTTGGTCTTGTATGTACACTCATCATAAGTAAGTTATGGACCGAAAATTGCGATCGCAAATATATGGAGCCGGTTGATTCAAATGAATATGACCCTTAAAATCAATGtgcaaatgatatatatatagtcaagGAGGGTTTGTCATACCAGTAGCTCGAGGGAGCAGAACAGCACGAACGTCTTAAACCTCGTGAGGAAAGCGTCGCCGATAAATCCCCCGAACAAGGGGAACAAAAAAGCCGTGCCCATGAAATTGGTCGTCATGTTCGCGGCCTCCGCGATCGGGTAGTGCATTG
Above is a window of Punica granatum isolate Tunisia-2019 chromosome 7, ASM765513v2, whole genome shotgun sequence DNA encoding:
- the LOC116214212 gene encoding cytochrome b561 and DOMON domain-containing protein At3g25290, whose product is MASLRSLLVLFVLSAVTVSPASSQTCSSPKLTNSNLYAACLDLPSLSSALHYSYDAANKSAAVAFVAKPAQSGGWVSWALNPTGMGMVGAQALIAFKDSSTGAMTVKTYNVSSYASVKQSKISFEVWDMSAEENSGDGTMRIYAKFKVPGDASKLNHVWQVGPSVTDGMPDKHDFAQANLASKGTLDLVAGQSTSTADGSRTKKKNIHGILNVVSWGIMFPVGIIIARYVRTFPSADPVWFYLHVSCQFSAYVIGVAGWGTGLKLGSESPSVVYSNHRNIGIALFCLATVQIFALLLRPKKDHKYRTYWNIYHHGVGYAILILGILNIFKGYDILKPGEKWKTAYIIVISILGGIAVFLEAITWIVVLRRRSNKSTKPYDGYNNGQSRQEPLAL
- the LOC116212781 gene encoding auxin-induced in root cultures protein 12, with the translated sequence MASLSLPLLLAVPFALVLMVAVTPAESLTCASQKVTESATGRAYTECADLPALGAYLHYTYNATNSSLSVAYLAASTGWISWAINPTLTGMVGAQALMALKPASGPIVAKTYNISSYHSIVEGKLSFDVWDLKADESNGTMRLFGSVKVPKGATSLNQVWQVGSSVNGTQPRIHAMTPDNKNSKSTLDLTDSTTAPTSGGGSTGVPEAAPAPTPTSEAPRILKVISGALLSSLSLWCGLGF
- the LOC116213214 gene encoding protein NRT1/ PTR FAMILY 4.2, coding for MDTEVSIERAEFVDWRGKRASAKKHGGVRAAAFTCAVEVMENLVFLSNATNFISYFTHSMHYPIAEAANMTTNFMGTAFLFPLFGGFIGDAFLTRFKTFVLFCSLELLGLILLTIQAHEPGLQPSGTKTPNRSQAAILYAGLYAMAIGVGGVKAALPAHGADQIEQSDQRAISAFFNWFFFSLCNGGLITSTVMVWVEENLGWNWSFRISLVVLGLGLLVFVGAFPIYRYKLPSGSAFTRIYTVFASAFQNWKVSPTQVANNYSFVGMNSLRTDGKSNDKFKFLDKALVDNKISASDVEETKTFIGLLPIFASTIMMSCCLAQLQTFTVQQGAIMNRDIRGFKIPTQSLSVFPLFFMLASIPLYEHSVHLFGAKSLSMFQPLRRIGIGLALASASMAAAALVESRRRAEQLSGTTISVFWLVWQYMLLGVSDMFTLGGMLEFFYSEAPDKMRSMCTALSWCSTSMGYFLSSVLVSVTNSASGRTGKKWLGGNDLNHNRADLYYTLLCILNFINLLNYIYWAKKF